DNA from Comamonas serinivorans:
GCTGCAGGGTCTGCAGGCCGCTGAAGGTGCCCTCTGTGCGGGCCTCTACCAGCACGGGTGCGCCCTCGGGGTCGCCCCAGGCTGCATCGACCCGCAGCTGCTCGCCCGGCAGGCCGGCCGCATCGGGCAGCCAGCGCGCATGCGCAGCCAGCGGCATCGAGCAGCTGCCGCCCATGGCCCGGCTGACGGCGCGCTCAGCCGCCACCGCCACCCAGGTGCGCACATCGGCAAGGGGCCAGAGCTGGGCCTGCAGCTCGGTGCGCGCGCGCATCACCTCGATGCCGAGCGCGCCCTGGCCGGCGGCGGGCAGCATGTCGTCCACGGCGAACTCGAAACGGATGCGCGCCTGCAGCCCCAGGCGCTTGAGCCCGGCCGCCGCCAGCACGATGCCGTGGTACTGCCCGTCGTCCAGCTTGCGCAAGCGCGTGTCGAGGTTGCCGCGCAGGGGTTCGATGCGGATGTCGGTGCGCCCCAGGCGGGCGAACTGGGCCCGCAGGCCCACGGTGCGCCGCAGGCTGGAGGTGCCGACCACCGCGTCCGCCGGCAACGAGGCCAGGTCAGCATGGTGTGGCGACACCCAGGCATCGCGCGGGTCTTCGCGCGCCATCACGCAGGCCAGGTCAAAGCCCTCGGGCAGCTCCATGGGCACGTCCTTGAGGGAGTGCACGGCCAGGTCGGCCTGGCCCTGCGCCAGGGCGGCTTCCAGCTCTTTGACGAACAGGCCTTTACCGCCCACCTTGGACAGCGTGCGGTCCAAAATCTGGTCGCCCGTGGTGGTCATGCCCAGCAAGGCCACCGCATGCCCGCACTGCTGCAGCCGGGCCTGAACGTGCTGGGCTTGCCACAGCGCCAGGCGGCTTTCTCGGGTGGCAATGGTCAAGGTGGTCAAGGTGCAGGCTCCGTCGCTCAAACAGGGCCGGTATGGTAGCGCGGCCTGTCCGCCGAGCCAGGTCACGCCGGGGTGACGCTGGCGTGTCGATCACGCCGATGGGGTGCAGTATCCATCGCTTCCCGATCATCTTCAAACGGTCCTGGGACCATACCACCCATCTACATAAGCGGACTGGTTTTCGGGATCGCTGAGCCCGCTGGATCGGCCGGGCGTAGCGGCAGACGACCGATGCGATTGCCGTGCCGGACGCGGGCCCGGTTCAAGGCTGACTCAAGGCGTGCCGCACCTGCGTGAGCTGGCGGCGCGAGACCGGCATCAGCTCGTCGATGCCCGCGATGCGCAGCATCCAGGCTTCGCCCTGGCTGCTGTCGATGGCCCGCTCCAGCGCCTGCATGGCCCGACGCGCCACCAACACGCTGCGGTGGGTGCGCACGAAGCGCGGGCCCCAGCGCTGCTCCAGGTCGCTCAGCGACCCATCGGCCAGGTAGCTTTGCGTCAGCGTGCGCACCGTGAGGTACTTCAGCTCGGAGCGGATGTAGAGGATCTCGCTGGCCTGCAGGCGCAGCACCCGGTTGCGCTCCTGAATCATCAGCACGTCCGGGTCATCGCCCGGCAACGCGCCCCGCCCCGAGGGATGCTGGGCCGCTGCTTTCTGCAGCGCCTTCTGCAGCCGCTCCAGGCGCACGGGCTTGGTCAGGTAGTCGGCCGCATCGAGGTCAAAGGCCGCCGCCGCGTGTTCGGCATGGGCGGTGACGAACACGATGGCCGGCGGATGGGGGAAGGTGCGCAGGGCGTGGGCCAGCGCCACGCCGCTGAGGCCCGGCATGTGGATGTCGAGCAAGGCCACGTCGTAATGCCCGGTGCGCATCAGCGCCAGCGCGTGGGCGCTTTCGGCCGCCTCGCCTGTGACTTCGGCCGCCGGCTGGGTGCAGTCGGCGAGCAGGGTTTTCATGCGGGCGCGAGCCAGGGGCTCGTCATCCACCAGCAGGACCTTGAGCGTCATGGGGTCTCCTCCTTGTGTTTGTCTGGCCGGGGCTGCACCCGGGTCACCGGCCATTGCGTGGATCCGCCTTCGAGCGGGATGCGGATGCGCACCTCGTACACCCCGGTGGCCACCAGGCCCGCTCGAAAACTGCTTTGTACATCGTGCAGCAGGGCCAGCCGTTCGCGCACGTTCGCCAGGGCCAGGCCGTTGCCGGGCTGACCGGCGCCGCCGGGCAGCGAATTGCGCACCTTGATGACCACGGTGTCGCCCCGGCGCTGGGTGCTGACCCACACCTGCGCGCCCGACACGCTGGGCTCGACGCCATGGCGGATGGTGTTCTCCACCAGCGGCTGCAGCACCAGCGGCGGCAGCCTGGCCTCGCCGGCCGACTCGTCGACGTGCCAGTGCAGCCGCAGCCGGTCGCCAAACCGCACCTGTTCGATCTCGAGGTAGCGCTGCGCCAGGTCCAGCTCCGCCGCCAGGGTGGTCGTTTCGCGCGCCTCACCCAGCACGTGGCGGAACAGCTCGGCCAGGTCTTCGAGCACGCGTTCGGCCTGACGCGGGGACTCGCGGATCAGCGCGATGGCCGAGTTCAGCGTGTTGAACAGGAAGTGCGGGCGGATGCGCGATTGCAACTCGGCCAGCCGCGCGCGGGCCGCCGCCGGCTCGCGGCCGCGTGCACGCAGCTGCAGGTCGGACATCAGCACGGCCGCCGCCATGGCCCCGCTGCAGGCCCCAGCCACCCCGCGCACCTCGGCCAGCAGGCCCAGGTGGTAGAGGCCCAGCACGGCGAACAGGCCGGCCAGCATGCCCAGCGCCGCGCCGCAGGCGTACTGCAGCCAGGTCGGCAACCGGGCCAGGCCCTGCTTGAGCGCACAGGCCAGCACCAGCCACAGCAGGCACCCTGGCAGCACACCGGCGGTCCACAGCGACACCTGGGTGACCCAGGTCCAGGGTTCGTCGGTCACGAACATGGCCGCCACGGCCACCACCAGCTCCACGGCCAGCACCACGCGCAGCACGACCCCGGCATGGCAGGCATCGAACAGCAGCACGCTGGAGGACACGCCCACGCTGTCCGCCGCCCCCGAGGCGCGTGCGGCATCGCGCACCGGCTTGGCCGGTGTCCGCGAGGTCAACAGTCGTCCATTCTCAAATCTGGCCATGCGCAAAAAAGTCGCCGGGTGGCGCCCGATAAAATTTCGCCTTCCAGCCTGCACGCGCAGGCCTCTCACCAACCGGTCGAAGCTGCCGAATTATTGGCCAGTCACAGCCGGTTGGAGAGCCCCTTGCCCCCACACCAGCCCGACTGGGCCCCCGAAATGTCCACAAATCAACTCGACAAAAAGTCCGAAGGCTGGTCCGCCTTGTTTTCCGAGCCCATGAGCGAGCTCGTGCAGCGCTACACGGCCAGCGTGTTCTTCGACAAGCGCCTGTGGCGCGCCGACATCGCCGGCAGCCTGGCCCACGCCGACATGCTGGCCGCCCAGGGCATCATCGGCGCGAGCGATCTCGCGGCCATCCAGCGCGGCATGGCCCAGATCACGCAGGAGATCGAAGGCGGTCAGTTCGACTGGAAACTGGCCCTGGAAGACGTGCACCTCAACATCGAGGCCCGCCTGACCCAGCTGGTCGGCGACGCGGGCAAGCGCCTGCACACGGGACGCAGCCGCAACGACCAGGTGGCCACCGACATCCGCCTGTGGCTGCGCGACGAGATCGACGCCATTCGCGGCCTGCTGCGCGAGCTGCAAGCCGCCCTGGTCGACGTGGCCTCGCGCCACGTGAACGTCATCCTGCCGGGCTTCACCCACCTGCAGGTCGCCCAGCCCGTGAGCTTTGCGCACCACCTGCTGGCCTACGTCGAGATGTTTGCCCGCGATGAAGCGCGCCTGGGCGACGTGCGCAGCCGCGTCAACCTGCTGCCGCTGGGCTCGGCCGCGCTGGCCGGCACCACCTACCCCCTGGACCGCGAGCGCGTGGCGCGCACGCTGGGCATGGATGGCGTGTGCCAGAACAGCCTGGACGCCGTCAGCGACCGCGACTTCGCAATCGAGTTCACGGCGGCGGCCAGCCTGGTCATGGTGCACGTGTCGCGCCTGTCGGAAGAGCTGATCCTGTGGATGAGCCAGAACTTCGCGTTCATCAAGATCGCCGACCGCTTCACCACCGGCTCGTCCATCATGCCGCAGAAGAAGAACCCCGACGTGCCCGAGCTGGCACGCGGCAAGACCGGGCGCGTGGTTGGCCACCTGATGGGCTTGATCACCTTGATGAAGGGCCAGCCCCTGGCCTACAACAAGGACAACCAAGAAGACAAGGAGCCCCTGTTCGACACCGTGGACACGCTCAAGGACACGCTGCGCATCTTTGCCGAGATGATCGGCGGACAGGCCCAGGCGGACGGCAGCAAGGCCGGCGGCATCACCGTCAATGCCGACGCCATGCGCGCGGCCGCGCTCAAGGGCTTTGCCACCGCCACCGACCTGGCCGACTACCTGGTCAAGAAAGGCCTGCCCTTCCGCGATGCGCACGAAACCGTGGCCGAAGCGGTGAAGGCCGCCAGCGACCGGGGCTGCGACCTGACCGACCTGCCGCTGGAGACCCTGCAGCGGTTCAACGCCTCGATCGAGGCCGACGTCTACGAGGTGTTGACGCTGGAAGGCAGCCTGCAGGCGCGCAACACGCTGGGCGGCACCGCGCCTGCCCAGGTGCAGCAGCAGATTGCCCGCCATCAAGCCCGCTTGAGCGGCGCGTGACCGCACGCAGCGTGCTGGCGCACGGGCCCGTTCAGGTGTGGCCGGGCGCCAGCAGCAGGCGCTCGCTTGGTGACCGGCACACGCGTCGCCCGCAGCGCAGGGTAGAAAACTCGGGCATGGTCTGGTCTCCGGCGCACGCGATGCAACCCCTGTGACAGGTCTGTGCCCAATCGCCGACCTGGAGCAGGTGGCATCTGTGTGAATGCCTGCGGATGCGCTGTATTGAAACAAGAGTATCTCGTGCATTCCATTCATTGGATATCGCAAATCGACTGATACTCCCATACCTTAAGGCCCAACATCCGAGACCTCAAAGCTGTGGTTCGCGCGTGACCGAGACACCGCGTCACCAGGGCCCGTGGCGAGCGGGTGCCGCCGCTCGAACAGCTCATCCCTCGCGTTGCGACGGTGCCTGCAACAACGCCTCATCGAGATGCACAAAAGCCACCCCAAGGTGGCTTTTGTGCATCTGGGCCTCGACCGGGTCAGGCCAGCGAGCGCTCCTGCTCGGCCTTGGCGTAATCGCGCACCAGCGCGAGCAAGGTGTCTTCCGAGTACGGCTTGCCCAGGTAGTGGTTGGCGCCGAGCTCTGCGGCATGCTCGCGGTGCTTTTCGGCGATGCGCGAGGTGATCATGATCACCGGCAAGTCCTTGAGCGCCGCGTCGTTGCGGATGTTGCGCAGCAGGTCGAAGCCGTCCATCCGGGGCATCTCGATGTCCGACAGCACCACGGCAGGACGCTCGGTTCGCAGCTTGTCGAGCGCCTGCAGGCCGTCGTTGGCCAGCTCGACGCGGAAGCCTTCGCGCTGCAGAAACCGCTGCGTCACGCGGCGCACGGTGATCGAGTCGTCCACCACCAGCACCAGCGCGGGCTCGTCCTGGCCGCTCTTGGGCAGCAGGTGCAGCGGCGCATCCAGCGCCACGGTCATGGCCTTGGCCTTGGCGCCGTACACCGAGGCCAGGGCCACCGGGTTGTAGACCAGGGCGACGTCGCCCTCGGGCAACACCGTCATGGCCGCCAAGCCGGGCATGCGCGAGAGCTGAGAGCCGAGGTTCTTAACCACCACTTCGTGGTTGCCGACCACCTCGTCCACATGCACAGCGATGCGCTGTGAAGCGGAACGGAAGATGACCAACGGCAGGCCTTTGTCGGCCTGGTCCAGGCTGCGCGGGCTGTCCTGCAGCAGCGCCCCGCCCCAGTAGAAATCGAGCTTGTCCTGGTTGTACACGTACTGGCCGGCCTGGTAGGCGGCCACCAGTTCATCCCGCGTGAGGTTGCGCACGATCTCGACCACGCTGGAGGGCACGCCCACCACGGTGTCGCCCACACGCACCATCACGACCTGGGTCATGGCGGTGGTCAGCGGCAGCACGAGCTTGAACGAACTGCCCTGGTCCGCGGCATACCGCGTCTCGATGCGGCCGCCCAGCGACTGCACCTCGTTGCGGACCACGTCCATGCCCACGCCACGGCCAGCCAGCTCGGTCACGTGTTCAGCGGTCGAGAAGCCGGGGGCAAAAATCAACTGCCCCACCTCGACCGGCGTGAGCGGGTGATCGGCGGCAATCAGCCCGCGCGCCACGGCTTTCTCGCGGATGGCCGCGGCATTGAGGCCGGCGCCATCGTCGCGGATCTCGACTGCCACATCGTTCGCCGCCTGCGTGACGACGATGGTGATGGTGCCGGTCGCCTCCTTGCCCTTGCGCCGGCGCTCGTCCGGGCGCTCGATGCCGTGCACCACCGAGTTGCGCAGCAGGTGCTCAAACGCGGGCGTCATGCGCTCGAGCATGCTGCGGTCGATTTCGATCGTGCCGCCGGCAATGTCCAGCTTGACCTGTTTGCCGCTTTCCTTCGACGCCTGACGCACCACGCGGTACAGGCGCTCGGACAGGGTCTCGAACTCCATCATGCGCGTGCGCAGCAGGTTCTGCTGCAGCGAGCGCGTCATGCTGGCCTGGGCCGCCAAGTCGTCTTCCACCGTCTCGACCGAGCGCTGCAAGGTGCGCTGCAGCGTGGAAATGTCGTCCACCGATTCCGCCATGGAGCGCGTGATCTCCTGCACGCGCGTGAAGCGGTCGAACTCCAGCGGGTCGAAGTTCTGCGAGGTGTCCTTGGTCTGCTGCAGGCGCGATTGCATCTGCGTCTCGGTCTGCAGCTCCATGTCGCGCAACTGGCGACGCAGGCGGTCCAGGTTGCCGGTGATGTCCTTGACCGAGGTGCGCAGCTGGTGAAGCTTGTTCTCCATGCGCGTGCGCGAAATCGTCACCTCGCCTGCTTCGTTGACCAGCCGGTCCAGCAGCTGCGAGCGCACCCGAACCGCCTGGTTGCTCTTCGCGCGATCGTTGCTCAGCACCAGGGGCGCGGGCTCAGCGATGTCGTTGAGGTCGACCGGCTCGCCAGCAGGCGTCTGGGCCTGGGGCGTTTCTGGGGTCTGGGCTTCAGCAGCCTCCTCTGCCGGCTGCGCGGTGTCGGCGTTCTCATCGTTCGGCCGAGCGCCCTGCGCGGCCCGGGCTTGCGATTTCTCGAACAGGGCCTCCAGGTTGTCCAGCTCACCGAGCATGGACTCGATGCTGGCCTGGTCGTGCTCATCCTGTCCCAGGGCCTCGATGTCAGACTCCATGCGGTGCGCCAGCTCACCCAGGCGCATGGCGCCGGCCAGTCGTGCGCTGCCCTTCAGGGTGTGCAGCGCGCGCAGCACCTGGCCGCGCGGCGCGGGATCTTCCGGCTTGGCCACCCATTCGCGCAAGGCGCTGGCC
Protein-coding regions in this window:
- the hemC gene encoding hydroxymethylbilane synthase gives rise to the protein MTTLTIATRESRLALWQAQHVQARLQQCGHAVALLGMTTTGDQILDRTLSKVGGKGLFVKELEAALAQGQADLAVHSLKDVPMELPEGFDLACVMAREDPRDAWVSPHHADLASLPADAVVGTSSLRRTVGLRAQFARLGRTDIRIEPLRGNLDTRLRKLDDGQYHGIVLAAAGLKRLGLQARIRFEFAVDDMLPAAGQGALGIEVMRARTELQAQLWPLADVRTWVAVAAERAVSRAMGGSCSMPLAAHARWLPDAAGLPGEQLRVDAAWGDPEGAPVLVEARTEGTFSGLQTLQPGGQAELAPLLAAAAALGERVAADLRAAGAH
- a CDS encoding sensor histidine kinase, translating into MTSRTPAKPVRDAARASGAADSVGVSSSVLLFDACHAGVVLRVVLAVELVVAVAAMFVTDEPWTWVTQVSLWTAGVLPGCLLWLVLACALKQGLARLPTWLQYACGAALGMLAGLFAVLGLYHLGLLAEVRGVAGACSGAMAAAVLMSDLQLRARGREPAAARARLAELQSRIRPHFLFNTLNSAIALIRESPRQAERVLEDLAELFRHVLGEARETTTLAAELDLAQRYLEIEQVRFGDRLRLHWHVDESAGEARLPPLVLQPLVENTIRHGVEPSVSGAQVWVSTQRRGDTVVIKVRNSLPGGAGQPGNGLALANVRERLALLHDVQSSFRAGLVATGVYEVRIRIPLEGGSTQWPVTRVQPRPDKHKEETP
- the argH gene encoding argininosuccinate lyase, whose translation is MSTNQLDKKSEGWSALFSEPMSELVQRYTASVFFDKRLWRADIAGSLAHADMLAAQGIIGASDLAAIQRGMAQITQEIEGGQFDWKLALEDVHLNIEARLTQLVGDAGKRLHTGRSRNDQVATDIRLWLRDEIDAIRGLLRELQAALVDVASRHVNVILPGFTHLQVAQPVSFAHHLLAYVEMFARDEARLGDVRSRVNLLPLGSAALAGTTYPLDRERVARTLGMDGVCQNSLDAVSDRDFAIEFTAAASLVMVHVSRLSEELILWMSQNFAFIKIADRFTTGSSIMPQKKNPDVPELARGKTGRVVGHLMGLITLMKGQPLAYNKDNQEDKEPLFDTVDTLKDTLRIFAEMIGGQAQADGSKAGGITVNADAMRAAALKGFATATDLADYLVKKGLPFRDAHETVAEAVKAASDRGCDLTDLPLETLQRFNASIEADVYEVLTLEGSLQARNTLGGTAPAQVQQQIARHQARLSGA
- a CDS encoding LytR/AlgR family response regulator transcription factor, with the translated sequence MTLKVLLVDDEPLARARMKTLLADCTQPAAEVTGEAAESAHALALMRTGHYDVALLDIHMPGLSGVALAHALRTFPHPPAIVFVTAHAEHAAAAFDLDAADYLTKPVRLERLQKALQKAAAQHPSGRGALPGDDPDVLMIQERNRVLRLQASEILYIRSELKYLTVRTLTQSYLADGSLSDLEQRWGPRFVRTHRSVLVARRAMQALERAIDSSQGEAWMLRIAGIDELMPVSRRQLTQVRHALSQP